The Sedimentisphaera salicampi genome includes a region encoding these proteins:
- a CDS encoding polysaccharide biosynthesis/export family protein, with the protein MIRCTIYILLASLFLGCANRERFVPHIVDSPEMDKAAYTFVGARPRTEQQVVEQLRELQKVRMEPYTIGMSDVLDVQVYNEPELSSKNLTVRTDGCISLPLVGDIEVMELSVAQATGKIEKAYEKYLVEPRVTLNPVEMKSGSFTILGKVTDSGTFPISSQMNLLDAIATAGGFQTGMFRGNTVEMADLENSYIVRDGKTLPVDFVKLIREQDMLHNIPLLPGDYIYVPSTRNQEIYVFGAVPSPAAYAYRDNMTVSHAITYSGGFKIGARRKDLRVVRGGLSNPVVFTVNYPEILDGQMLDFKLKPGDIVYVPQTPIANWNDLISQIMPTFETLDYAGVTNNEDNGR; encoded by the coding sequence ATGATTAGATGCACGATTTACATTTTGCTTGCTTCTCTTTTTCTTGGTTGTGCAAACAGAGAGAGATTCGTTCCGCACATAGTAGATTCACCGGAGATGGATAAGGCCGCCTATACATTTGTAGGCGCAAGGCCAAGAACAGAGCAGCAGGTGGTTGAACAGTTAAGAGAGCTTCAGAAGGTGCGGATGGAGCCCTACACTATCGGGATGTCTGATGTGCTTGATGTTCAGGTTTATAATGAGCCTGAGCTGAGTTCCAAAAATCTGACAGTTCGAACCGACGGATGTATTTCTCTGCCTTTGGTTGGTGATATAGAGGTTATGGAGCTCTCAGTAGCTCAGGCTACAGGAAAAATAGAAAAGGCTTACGAAAAGTATCTTGTAGAGCCGAGGGTTACTTTGAACCCCGTGGAAATGAAAAGCGGGAGTTTTACAATTCTCGGAAAGGTAACAGACTCGGGTACTTTCCCGATTTCAAGCCAGATGAATCTGCTGGATGCTATTGCAACAGCAGGGGGATTTCAAACGGGTATGTTTCGAGGGAACACTGTTGAAATGGCCGATCTGGAAAATTCTTACATAGTACGAGACGGAAAAACCCTACCCGTTGATTTTGTTAAACTTATCCGTGAGCAGGATATGCTGCACAATATACCTCTTCTGCCCGGGGATTATATATATGTGCCTTCTACAAGGAATCAGGAAATATACGTCTTTGGTGCTGTACCATCGCCGGCGGCTTATGCCTATCGCGATAATATGACAGTAAGCCATGCGATAACTTACTCCGGCGGCTTCAAGATTGGTGCAAGAAGGAAGGATCTCAGAGTTGTGAGGGGAGGGCTGAGCAATCCTGTAGTGTTTACGGTTAATTATCCCGAGATACTCGACGGCCAGATGCTGGACTTCAAATTGAAACCCGGAGATATCGTATATGTCCCACAGACGCCTATAGCTAACTGGAATGATTTGATCAGCCAGATTATGCCTACTTTCGAAACCCTTGATTATGCAGGCGTTACCAACAATGAGGACAACGGGCGTTGA
- a CDS encoding O-antigen ligase family protein, translating to MIEAKYIQFFLIFITVVPVCSIVINRFPKTSWFFLGFCIFFTSKLIDINFFSHEWFRGTSRGFAIGMVDMTVIILLTYAISKKDKYHLTGLPKGSLLFGVFFLGCVLSMVNAENKLFSGFELFKFLRVYTFFWLMNNLLVTPKIIRRAFIFTSFIAIYIAILVAQQKYLIGEFQSSGPFPHQNSMVMYISVFLCVHFSMLMSAKKTPEMLYWIFIIGLEFFCVVSSLSRAGMLCTIIGVFIVFVQQISWRFSMRKVFVITLFALVGMAGLLKALDSIVERFVNAPEASAETRVSLAIAAQKMADENILGVGINNFTRYMTVDYPYISHIDIGWDGTLENQGALVETVYLLTAAETGWYNLGIFIAFIFSFYFRNIMNIFKANDMRLKVISMGLWGSLTAIYVQSTLEWVLRQTNNLYQLMFVFAVINCVDRINRKGTLLKPAAMLK from the coding sequence TTGATAGAAGCTAAGTACATACAGTTTTTTCTGATTTTTATAACTGTTGTGCCGGTATGCTCTATCGTTATAAACCGGTTCCCTAAAACCTCATGGTTTTTTCTGGGTTTTTGCATATTTTTTACTTCAAAGCTGATAGACATAAATTTTTTCTCTCACGAATGGTTCCGAGGAACTTCAAGGGGCTTTGCGATTGGAATGGTGGATATGACAGTTATTATACTGCTCACCTACGCAATATCGAAAAAGGATAAATATCATCTTACCGGCTTGCCCAAGGGTTCACTGCTTTTCGGAGTTTTTTTTCTCGGCTGCGTTCTTTCAATGGTAAATGCGGAAAACAAACTGTTCTCCGGTTTTGAGCTGTTCAAATTTTTAAGGGTTTATACATTCTTCTGGCTGATGAACAATCTTCTTGTTACTCCTAAAATCATCAGAAGAGCATTTATATTTACTTCTTTTATAGCTATATATATAGCTATACTTGTAGCACAGCAGAAATATCTTATAGGCGAATTCCAGTCTTCAGGTCCTTTTCCGCATCAGAATTCGATGGTTATGTATATTTCTGTTTTTCTGTGCGTACACTTTTCAATGCTGATGTCTGCAAAAAAAACACCTGAGATGCTGTATTGGATTTTTATTATCGGGTTAGAGTTTTTCTGTGTTGTCTCAAGCCTTTCAAGAGCGGGTATGTTATGCACCATAATAGGTGTGTTCATTGTTTTCGTTCAGCAGATATCCTGGAGATTCAGTATGCGCAAGGTATTTGTTATCACGCTCTTCGCGCTAGTGGGCATGGCTGGGCTTTTGAAAGCGCTGGATTCTATTGTGGAGAGATTTGTCAATGCCCCTGAGGCATCTGCTGAAACCAGAGTTTCTCTTGCAATAGCTGCTCAAAAGATGGCAGATGAGAACATATTAGGAGTTGGAATAAATAATTTTACAAGGTATATGACTGTCGATTATCCTTACATAAGCCATATAGATATAGGTTGGGACGGCACTTTAGAAAATCAGGGGGCGCTTGTAGAAACAGTTTATTTGCTTACTGCCGCAGAAACCGGCTGGTATAATCTGGGAATATTTATTGCTTTCATTTTTTCATTTTATTTCAGGAATATTATGAATATCTTTAAGGCAAATGATATGAGGCTTAAAGTGATTTCAATGGGGCTCTGGGGCAGTTTGACGGCCATTTATGTGCAGTCAACGCTTGAATGGGTTCTCAGGCAAACTAACAACTTGTATCAGTTGATGTTTGTTTTTGCAGTTATTAATTGTGTGGACAGAATAAACAGAAAAGGCACCTTGCTTAAGCCTGCTGCAATGCTCAAGTAG